A window from Phalacrocorax carbo chromosome 20, bPhaCar2.1, whole genome shotgun sequence encodes these proteins:
- the AURKAIP1 gene encoding small ribosomal subunit protein mS38, translating to MLISQLTSQLLKASRIAGHLLPRSVSSFLCCHSTSARYSTQPSNKSGAQPQRWYALDPELEEMLIPRKLSISPLEGWLTVRYSLPKAEVLNAQERVGYEPAQQYDCPPSGEGADVEEGEGTLGNKVQCKNVLKIRRRKMNRHKYKKLLKRRKFIRRRIKEGRKKKRQIKFERDLERIWKRAGLKNPPEGWQTPKIFLKSSKR from the exons GCCACCTTTTGCCAAGGTCAGtgtcttcctttctctgctgtCACTCCACATCTGCGCGCTATAGCACACAGCCATCTAACAAGAGTGGAGCCCAGCCTCAGCGGTGGTATGCTCTGGACCCTGAACTGGAAGAGATGCTGATCCCCAGGAAACTTTCAATCAGCCCCTTAGAAGGCTGGCTGACGGTTAGATACTCCCTTCCTAAAGCAGAAGTCCTTAATGCTCAGGAAAGAGTGGGCTACGAACCTGCTCAGCAATATGACTGTCCCCCGTCTGGTGAGGGAGCTGAtgtggaggaaggagagggaacaCTTGGCAACAAGGTTCAGTGTAAGAACGTTTTGAAGATtcgcagaaggaaaatgaatcGGCACAAGTACAAAAAGCTGCTGAAGCGAAGAAAGTTTATACGGAGGAGGATAAAGGAAGGTCGCAAGAAGAAACGTCAG aTAAAATTTGAGAGAGACTTGGAGCGCATCTGGAAAAGAGCTGGTTTGAAAAATCCTCCTGAGGGATGGCAAACACCCaagatatttctgaaaagtTCAAAGCGATAA